Below is a window of Molothrus aeneus isolate 106 chromosome 14, BPBGC_Maene_1.0, whole genome shotgun sequence DNA.
CTCCTCGTGGCCGGGAGCGAGGGGGGCCCACACGCGTGTGGTGGCTCGGGCTGCCAGGGTGATTAACAGCAATTAATTACAGATGAGCAGCGGCCACCGTCTGCTGTCCaagtgcctggcagctccagagctgctcaggagatAGATGGAGAAGCAGATTCCTgctggaggaggatgaggataaGGATGAGGATGGAGCGCTGTGCCAAGCCGTGCTCCTGACTGTTCCTCACTCTTGGCACCACTGCACATCCCTGCAGTGCTAAGGGACTGTTCCCcccacctcctgccccagccccccagCACAGATGTGCCAAAACCACCTGTGAGGCTTCCTCCTGGCTTCCCAGCCTCGAGAGGAACCTGTGGCCAGGCCAGTGAGAAGCTGGGCCCCTTGGTTTATTTTGGGCTGGTGTTCtggtcacacagcagcaggtgcttctctgcccagcccctgccctggggacacacagaggtGGCAGGTTTGTGTGGGGCTGGACACACCCATCCTgctggagccccagccccagcagcgctGCTCCATCCCGTTACTTAACAGCACGGCAGTAATTCCTGGCAGGCGTGGAGGTGCCTGTCTCCTGATTAATGCCATCCACGCTGCTTAATCCGGATCAGGGGAGAAAGCCCAGGAGCTCTGAAGGGCTTTGGGAAatcagcagtgcctgctgtgaGTGTTTATGTAAGGTGGCCGTGGTGTGCAGTGCCAGAGgcacctggcagctctgccagcacctgaACACAGGTGAGGTTGGGAAGGCAATGTGGGCTCACCAGGGCCAGGCTGATGGGGGCTCTGGCTGCACCAAGGCTCCCTCCACAGCCTGTGGGTGCAGGAAGCCCCGTGGCCCTCTCCTGGGAAGGCAGAACACTCCATTGGGACAGAGGGATGAAGCCACCACACTCCACCAGCCCCACACCCACTGGTGATCTGCCCCTCTGGAAGTGGCTGAGCAGTGCTTTACACAGTGCATGTACCTGGAGGGATGGTGGGATGAGGAGATGAGAGGAACCTCTGGCCATTCATTGCACAAGAAGAAGCCTCTTTCATTTCCCTATTATTTTGAACTCTGCTTCCTTCCCCAGTGCTTGGTTTGGAGCACAAGGAGAGCGTGGGAAGGGATGTGGGCTCTGCCCATCTCCTCActgttttggggaggggaaCTATCTGCTCCCCAGATTGGGCAAGGCTGAATCCACCCAGCTGGGATTAGGCTGAGCTGAAGGGACCCAAGGTGAGCCCTGCCCTCCACCTCACCACACTGTGCAgaccctgcagagccagtgAGTGGCCCTGGTCACAGGACTTTCATTAAGAGAGTAATGAAGAGCCACAAACAAAGCACGGGATTAGGTGCCCCAGGCACAGTGCTGggggccctggccaggctgagggTGCCCAAGTggggctgcctcctcctcctcctcctctttcacCTGCCAGTGTGAAGGTCACAGTTCACGTGTCCCCCTGACTGTGGCAGAAATAGCGCCCATTAATCTGGAACCTAAGCAGCTCTCCTGTGTGCAATTAAAGAGATCACAAGTCTCAGCCCCAGGGAACGTGTGCTGGCAGCTAAAGCCCTGGCAATGGGACTGCtgggcatggcatggcatggcatggcatggcatggcatggcatggcatggcatggcatggcatggcatggcatggtgGCTCCTGGTGGCCATTGGGGGAACAGGTGAGCTGTGTTTGGGAGGATCTGGTACCCAGGTGATAAACATTGTTGAGTTGATGCAGGGGCCTGGGAGGAGGCACAGCTCCTACAGGGGTATCCTGATCCCAGTGCTCAGTTCTGGGGGTTGAGCCAGAACCAAGTGCAGCCCCAAAGGAAGGGCTTGAGTGGTGCTGGAGGTGAGGAGGGTGAGTGGGACATTGCTGGAGCAGTTTGTAGCTGCCTTGTTGTAGCTTGGGCTGTCCTTGTGCCCCATCCTTAGAGCCATTCCCACGGGGGTTATCCCACACAATGGTTGTGGCTGGGACAGGGTTGCAGTGGGGATTCTGCTTGCCTGGCAGCCATAAGGTAGAGCCACTTTGGGCTTTCCACAgtctcctctctgctgcagcaaaCCTGGAGTTAATGATGCACTAATTGGGTCAGGCAAGGCCAGCCTGGAGTTATGAAAtgatgctgggctgggcaggctgtgctggggacagtggcagctctgtgtcccaccCGCCTGGGGTGGTTGGTCCTTCCCTCTTGGTTCAGGGAGGGTGAATCCTACCTTCACCCCATCCTCCTGTacagcagtgtccccatgggGAGGGTGtcctctgtgccctgggccATGGCAGGTCACCTCTAGGTGAGCAACCTCATGGGCACCTTGGCCATGCAGGGAGCTGCTTGTGCCTCCATCCTTCTGTTATCCAGCcaggaaggggagggagaacTCCAGGCTGATCCCTCCTCTGCCACCTCCATCCAACCCCATGCCCAGACCCATCCCATCTCCCCTTGccatgggagcagctgcagagagcccctGAGGGAATCCACACTCCTTCCCACCGGGAGCAGAGCTTCCACCTCAATTACCATCACCTTGCTCCTAAGCCCTCTTTGCCAATCCCTCTAAGCTGCTTTCCCAGGGCTCCAGCAAGAGATTGTATTTATAGCCCACTCTTACTCATGCAGCGTCTCCCCAATTAATCAACTAATAGGATTCTTCCCTCAAGTCCCTCTCCTGGAGCACTCACAGACACAcagccccccccagccccagccaaggCTGAGTGGGCGAGATCAGATGCCAGgggagggacagccaggggggatATAAGaacctgcagcactgggagcagcctgtAGTgactgggtggcactgggagctgctgggagaggaagaggagagtgtctgtctgtctgtccatccagcTGCTAGGTgagtgctgcctgctctgctgcctgggccctgcCACTGCTCTGGGGCTCTGAGGGTTTGGAAAACAGGGCAAGGACACTGGTGCTGGGTTGTGGCTGGAAGGAGGGTGGTTTTGCAgctgaaaaatggggaaaatgtggaCAAAAAGGATTCCAGTGTGGCCAAAGGATGTGGTGGAAGGGTTGGGTAGTGGCATGGGACAGCTGAGCCAAGCAAGGGAGGGTCCAAGTCCTCTCTTTGGGGCTTGGGAGATGCAGAGCAGGAGTTCAGCTCTCCTCCCCTCCACCTTTCATTGCCTCATCCCTAATTCCTGGGGTCTGGAGTGAGCCAAACTCTGCTCCCACTCCCTTTGCACCTTTTCACCCTGTGAGGATTCCAAAGCTTCACATCCCACAGCACCCGAGGACCTCAAAGGTCCTGAGCTGGGGACTAATCTCTTGTCTTCCTGTGGGGAAGAGACTAATCCCCTCACTCCCATGGCCATTTCTTCTCTCTCACCAGCTTCCCTGAGGTTGTGTTCAGAGGCAACACTGTCCACGTGCCCCTGGGGCTTAAAATCCTGCCTGGGCTTAAGCTGTGCTCATGTCAGAGCTGCCTATCCCTAAGAGGCTGAGCTCATCCCATTTAATATCCCAGAATCAGCTGATGATCAGTGGGATCTTTACAGCTTCCTCCTGGACACAggctggagccagcagagcttgggcagggctgggcagctccagccccattcccagcataGAGGGTTGGGAATCAGGAAGGATCCTGTGCCCTGAGACCCCTCTTTCCATGGGACAGTTGAGCTTCCCTTGACCTTTCTCCTTGAGTTTTCCTCACCTTCCTGTGAGTGACCGGACAAAACAAGCCCATTCCTACCACTGAGCCATGACGGCCAATTTCCAggaaaaactattaaaattGAGACTCTAGAAGACCTTTTGTTCACTTTCTTGCCTTTCCCAGTCTTGAACCTGCTCCATTAGGAATCACTCCTGTGCTTCCTCTTTTCTGGAGCAACCCTCTTTCACTTCCTCCCCTTTTTGGCTGGGAACAAGGAGCTGGCTCAGCTCCCATGTGCTGCCCCACAGGCAAACCTGGAGCTCCTGAGTTCTGCAAAGGTGGCAGTGCCCTGTCCCAAGGGCTCTGCAGTTTGTTGGGATGTGCAGGATGTTGGATGGTGGACATGGCTAGAGTTGCCTCTTCCTCAGTATCTCATCCAGTGCTTTCCCTGTTTCTCCCCACAGATTTCCTTGTGGACATTCCTGCACTGAATTAAAATGGCAGATGGATCAAAGTAAGTAtctttattgatttatttatccGGAattgggatggagcagggcaggaggaggaggaaagagagaCCCCAGCTcaacccagctgctgctcccaggggctggAATGTGAGCTCCCATAGAGCTCTGTGCTGTTCTTTCTCCCTTGCCTTTAAGACACAGAATCCCCCCACTCCTCCATGGTCACCCTGAGCTCAggagcacacctggggcagCCACGCAGGGTGGGTTTGGCCCTGAATTTGCAGGACATGGAGTTCCCCAGGGACTGGACACCCTGGCGTGGCTCTTGGTGATACAGCACATTTGTAGGGCAGCCCATCATCTCCCTGTGCCCCAACCAGCCTTGTCCAAGGCATTCCCAAACATTCACCTCTGTTTTCTCCACAGGGTTTTCAAGAAGACCAGCCCCAACAGCAAGGTGAGTCTCTGTGCCCCGTCCCCTGATGTGTCCAGCCCAAGGTTTAGGCTGGGCTGGATCTGCCCACAGGATCCAGGCTGGGTCTGCCTTCCCTTCAAAATCTGATTGATTCTTGGACCTGCCATGATGACACTGCGGGACTGgcttttcaaaacagaaatttaaaaataccctGATACAACCCCTTCAAGGTGATTCTGGTCCAGCCTGGTGATAAACCCCATGACACAACCCAGGGCTTTGAAATTTGGGCCAATTCCATGGCAAACATTAACTTGtttcctccctttctttccccatgtgctgcctccagctctccctgtaCCTGGGGAAGAGAGACTATGTGGATAACGTGGATTCAGTGGAATCTGTAGGTGagtgggcagtgcccagcactgagAGGGAAGTACAGGCTGGGCAGGCCAGCCCCAGTGTCTACCAGGCTGCTGgtagagcaggaggagcagctctggaggagtGAATGCCACATTTTCTGCAAAGATCCTTAGGAAAAATAGTGGGGAATTCCCTTTGCAAAACAACCCAGCCACACTGCTGGAGGAGGCATCACCATCCCCCTTGGTAGCAGCTCCTTTTGTCACCTTCCAGCTGCAAAGTGATTATTTTGGTATAAAAAGCCGTGTTTTAGCAAAGATCTTCCCAGGCAGCTGAGCTCACCGGTCCTTCTCCTTTTGCTTGTTTGCAGATGGTGTCTGCCTGATCGACCCAGAGTACCTGAAGGACAGGAAAGGTATTGATACAGAAATACAGCAtgaggggaggggatgggatggaacCAGCCcaaagctggggctgtgctgtggttaAAGCTGCTCCGTGTCACCTACAGCTCCTTGTCCATCAGGGCCACAGCAGCAAAGGACATGAGGGATCCTGTTCATATTTAGTGTCTGAGGAAGTCTCATTTCTGCTGAGAAGTtttcaaaatagtttttcttGCCTCTTTGTTCACCCCCTgtgccttccctcccctctcctcacccctgtcctgcctggctcagTGTATGTGACGCTGACCTGCGCCTTCCGCTACGGCCGCGATGACCTCGACGTGATCGGCCTGACCTTCAGGAAGGACATCTACGTGCTGACCACCCAGCTGTACCCCCCCGTGCCAGACCAGGCCCCCAAAACCCTCACTCCTCTGCAGGAGAAGCTGATGAAGAAGCTTGGGGAGAATGCCTACCCCTTCACATTTGAGGTAAGGGCTgctcagcccctccaggccATGAGGCTCCGTGGTGTCACCAGGGCTCAGCTCTGAATACACccattattctcttttttttctccttccctgctctgcccagatTGCCACCaacctgccctgctccatcacCCTCCAGCCCGGGCCAGATGATGTGGGAAAGgtgagctgctgtccccagcctgtgtccCCTGGACCATCCTCCCTGGGAAGGGATTTGAGTTGTGGGGTGCTAAAAATGAGAATTGATTCTCATGGCCCATGGGGtgaggggtgggaagggaggatGGCTGGAGTCCGAGCCAGGatctctgggaatgcagtggaggaaggaaggaacaaaAGGAACCTAAAGCTcaggcagctctgagccccTCCTGCTCAGTGACCACATATGTTCCCCCAGGCCTGTGGCGTGGACTTCGAGGTCAAAGGATTTTGTGCTGAAAATCTGGAGGAGAAAATTCACAAGAGGTATTTTCAGGGGATCCCTATTCTCCCTTTTGGCCCTAAAACTAAACCACAGGATCTTTTTGGGGTGACCAGCTTAGGGGTCAGGCTGAGCGTCTTCTGTCAGCTTGTGCCATGCTTGGATGGGGAACTCTGCCAGAAACTGGGGCAGTGATCCCTGTGTCAGAGCCAGGTGAAACATCCACCCTTTGGCTGGAGACACTGTGAAGACCCCAGAGAGTCCCTGTGACCCTGTGTTGACACtgtgggggacactgggggtgcCACCTGTGTCCCCACAGGAACTCGGTGCGCCTCATCATCCGCAAGGTGCAGTTTGCCCCGCTGCAGACGGGGCCGGCCCCGAGAGCTGAGACCACCCGGCAGTTCATGATGTCAGACAAGCCTCTGCACCTCGAAGCTTCCCTGGACAGGGAGGTCAGTAAGGacactgtcccctctgccagggatggggaccaCGATTTCTGGTCACATCACTGAGCCTCTTCCCCTTGCAGATCTACTACCACGGAGACCCCATCAACGTGACCGTCAACATCAACAACACCACCAACAAGgttgtgaaaaaaattaagatctcaggtgagagagggaaagaagggaCATGTCCCAGCACCCATCACTGACAGAGATGGGGACTGTGAGCCCCTGCCATGTCACTAACACAGCTCCCCCTTGTCTGTCCCCAGTGGATCAGATCACAGATGTGGTCCTGTATTCCCTGGATAAATACACGAAGACTGTGTGCACCGAGGAGATAAAGTAAGGGATGAGGGGCCGGAGGTGAAGTGGCATTTCtggaagggaggaagagaaatgaggaagaggaggaggatgggacAGAGGATGTGACAGTTTTACACCAAGCAGCAAAAATGTCTGGGTTAGAAGAGTGGGTGCAGAGGACAGGGAAGGCTGTGGACCACGTCCCACCAGCACAAGCTGGTGGTGGCTGGGAAGGTCTCTGGGGAAGGtgcacagctgctctcaggCATCTTCTTCTCCTCACTTTGCATTTTTGAGGCCAGACACAGCCTCTGCCCCCCTGAGAATGAGGCGGGAGGGAGCAAAGGtggtggggagaaaaaagaagtggttgtagagaggaaagagaggagggAACGAAAGGAGGAAAtggcccagcagctgcatggggagggcaggcctggccctgcacaggtgCCTGCAGTGATGCTGAGCACCCCCACgctggggctggctctgagcTCTTCTCTCCCACCCTTCCAGTGAGACTGTGGCCGCCAATTCCACCTTCTCCAAAACGTACTCGGTGACCCCCCTGCTCTCCTCGAACCGCCAGAAGCGAGGCCTCGCTCTCGACGGCAAACTCAAGCACGAGGACACCAACCTGGCCTCCACCACCATGTGAGGGCTGCATgggctccccctgctccccaccaTGCCTTCCTCCActttcccctgctctgggctcccacCCTGAGCCCACCCCATCCAGCTGGAAAATGTAGAGATTTTGTGACATTGTCACCTCTCCATCCCATAGGAGAGAAGTAGCTTCCCAGTTCCAATGTTGTTCAAAGCTCCTGaatccctctgcagggctggaaggggcctcCAGAAGCTTCCCCCAAGTGCCCTGCCCTctcttctcctgctctcctcccctgCTAAATCCCAGTGCACCCCACATGGTGCAGGACACAAATAAACTCTGGCACTGCCGTGGGGGGAGTGGATGGGgtctgcagccagcactgccctctCACTGTCCCCCTCTGCCTTTTTCCTAGCCTGAGACCTGGCATGGACAAGGAGGTGCTGGGTATCCTGGTGTCCTACAAAGTGAAGGTCAACCTGGTGGTGTCCCGAGGAGGGTGAGGCTCTGTGGGCAGGGGGATCAGGGGCCATCAGCTCGAGCTGTGCTGGGGGGTTTTGTACCCTGGGGAAATGAGAGGGCACTCACACCATGGGCCCCCtcattcctgccctgctcccctggggTCACTGGGCTGCTCTCTGACCCCCACATCACCACCCCTATTATCAACCATCTTCCACCTCAATATAAAGCACAGCCTAACACCTCCCCTCCTCTGCCTTGGCTCATTTCTGTCCCTTCTCTCCCGCTGCCACAGCATCCTGGGGGATCTCACTGCCAGGTAAGGGGAGCTGCTtgtggggctgggagtggggctgtgctgggcaggatccttgacagagctgcttttccttccagtgATGTTGGGGTGGAGATGCCTGTCATCCTCATGCACCCGAAGCCTGATGACTGTGAGTTTTGTGTAGGATGCTGCCAAAAATCAGCAGGAAAGAGGCACTTCTGGTTCAGGGGAAGCTGGTGAAAACAACTCTggtgcagctgccccagtgccaaGGGCCCTCtgtgggatgggcacagctgtCCAGCTGTGCTAGGGCAGGGTTGAAGCAGTTTTCCCATGGGATGGGCACACCTGTGTcctggagcagggtgggagATGTCCTCCTATAGCACTGTCCCTCTTTCCAGGAAAAGTTGAAATGTCCTTTCTGTATTAACCTGCACAtcttttctcttccccatcccttTCTCCCTGTGCTTATCCCTGGACTACAGCTAAGCCAAGGTAAAGAGATGTTCCCTCTAGCACACAAACCACACAGATCCATCACAGATGGATGTGACATCCCAGCTTGAGGTCACATCCTTGGATTAAACCACCCAGGCCTCAAAGCCCTGAGcctgtgtcacagcagccacTCTCCCAAATCCTGAGATTGGGATGTGTTCTGCAAACTCCCAGGGCTTATTTGACAATTGCctttgctgcagccacagcagctgcaaggCCAGGCCTTGCCCTGTCCCTCAGAAGCAGCTGGCAGTGTCTTCCAGCCACAAGTGCCATCATCACTGGACAAGATGTCTCCATGGTCTTGGTCCCCACACagatttccctgggcagctggaagtcacatccctgtgcccctgaacattccccagcagcagaggcctCTTCTCCTCCCAAATCAGCTTCTTCCAGCTGAAGCCACAGCTGGGATTCCTTTCTtctgggcagctgcagtgccaaaCCCATTCCTGACACCATGGCCCCACCACAGGTTTTGTGTCTGGTTACACCCTGCAGCAGGATGTGAGCATTGGGATTTGGGGCCTGGGAAATCAGACTGCAACTCCAGGCTTTCACACTTGTCCCTTTCACAccatccctttcccagctcagtgaCAACATTTAAATTTCCAGAGAGGAAATCTCTTGGTCTCTATCCACCACGGCTCCATGTAGGTTTTGCCAAATCATTTCACATTCCCAAACTTTTGGAATCTCTTTTtctgactctttttttttctgttttctcccccACTTTTCACTTTGTGCTCTCCCTTGCTGTCACTCGCTGCTCGCTTTTCTCAAGGAGGTAACTCAGCTCTTTGTTTTCCTATCCttacaaatgcaaaatattgtGTGAAAAACTACTAGAAGTTGCAGGCCAAGCTCCTTGGGTTGTGCAGGCTCACAGTGATGGGGCCTGGGTTTgtgtgctggggccaggctgtgcctcacACTGACCTGACTGTTCTGAGTGTGGTGACAGGGCCGGGGTGACCACTGTGTTGTCCCCAtcaggagcagggtttgggctcATCAGGGatttcccctcctcctgtgggctcactgtgctctgctgtccctTCCAGCGAGGAGGACATTGTCATCGAGGAATTTGCTCGCCAGAAGCTCAAGGGGGAGAAGGATGATGAAGATGAGAAGGAGGAAGCTGAGAAAGAGGAGAGCTAAGCTGACAGTCCCCCACACCCCAGTTTGGGACACACCCGCCTGTTGTGTCCCCACTGTGCcacacctggcacagccccctcagccccccacAGTCCCCATAGgtgccccctcctgccccactccAAGCCTTGGTAGTGGTggtgagagctgctgcagctcctcccggGCCCGCCACGCTGCAAAGCCCCACGGTGCTCCCTGTTCCCAcgggtgccagcacagggacagggacacggcgGGATGCAATGGCCCCGGCCGAGCGCCTCACCAGCGTGGCTGTCACCTGCCCGTGACATGTtgtgcacagctctgtgacATTTATACCAATAAACCCACCCGGTGGCCCGGTGCAGGCTCCGTGTTGTGCTGGAGGGGGGGGGGAGCCGACGCTGCCTTCgtgcaggggaggggaggacGAGGTGCTGCAGGACCTGGTGCGGCCACTCCCGGCCGGGCCCATCCAAGGTGTAGCCGGGCCATCCAAGGTAG
It encodes the following:
- the ARR3 gene encoding arrestin-C, with amino-acid sequence MADGSKVFKKTSPNSKLSLYLGKRDYVDNVDSVESVDGVCLIDPEYLKDRKVYVTLTCAFRYGRDDLDVIGLTFRKDIYVLTTQLYPPVPDQAPKTLTPLQEKLMKKLGENAYPFTFEIATNLPCSITLQPGPDDVGKACGVDFEVKGFCAENLEEKIHKRNSVRLIIRKVQFAPLQTGPAPRAETTRQFMMSDKPLHLEASLDREIYYHGDPINVTVNINNTTNKVVKKIKISVDQITDVVLYSLDKYTKTVCTEEINETVAANSTFSKTYSVTPLLSSNRQKRGLALDGKLKHEDTNLASTTILRPGMDKEVLGILVSYKVKVNLVVSRGGILGDLTASDVGVEMPVILMHPKPDDSKPRSEEDIVIEEFARQKLKGEKDDEDEKEEAEKEES